One genomic segment of Leptospira wolbachii serovar Codice str. CDC includes these proteins:
- the ccoN gene encoding cytochrome-c oxidase, cbb3-type subunit I, whose translation MATEKTQYDDFIVKGFIISALVWGVASMTFGVIIAFQLVYPQLNFELPWTSFGRLRPLHTNAAIFGFALSVIFATAYHTVQRLCRTRMWNDTLSKIHLALYNLTIVLAAITLPLGYSQSKEYAELEWPIDLLLVVWYVIFFANYLMTVIKRKEEQMYVAIWFYIASFVTVPLLFIVNNIVIPAGFLKSYSVYAGVFDANIQWWYGHNAVAFVLTTPFLGLMYYYLPKHIKQPIYSHRLSIIHFWSLIFIYIWAGPHHLLYSPIPEWLQTTGMVFSIMLWMPSWGGMLNGFLTLTQAKDKIKVDATLKMMLAAVTFYGMSTFEGPLLSIRAVSALGHNTDWIIGHVHSGTLGWVGFMSAAALYYLVPRLWNSNLYSEKLANAHFWLGTLGILLYIISMWVSGITEGSMWRAVGENGELVYKDWVEIVEFLKPFRLFRAIGGTLYLTGIILMVYNFIKTIQNKDSGFVEQDLRIGVKS comes from the coding sequence TTGGCTACGGAAAAAACTCAATATGACGATTTTATCGTAAAAGGGTTTATCATTTCAGCGTTAGTCTGGGGCGTCGCATCAATGACATTTGGTGTCATTATTGCCTTCCAGCTTGTATATCCACAGCTGAATTTTGAATTACCTTGGACGAGCTTCGGAAGGTTACGACCTCTACATACCAATGCAGCCATTTTTGGATTTGCATTGAGTGTTATCTTCGCCACAGCGTACCATACAGTACAAAGATTGTGTCGGACTAGAATGTGGAATGACACACTTTCCAAAATACACCTGGCATTGTATAACCTAACAATTGTCCTAGCAGCGATTACACTACCTCTTGGATACAGTCAATCAAAAGAATATGCCGAATTAGAATGGCCTATCGACTTATTGCTTGTTGTATGGTATGTAATTTTCTTTGCAAACTATTTGATGACGGTAATCAAACGAAAAGAAGAACAAATGTATGTAGCTATTTGGTTCTACATTGCTTCTTTTGTTACGGTTCCACTTCTTTTTATTGTAAACAACATTGTGATCCCAGCAGGATTCTTAAAATCCTACTCGGTATATGCAGGTGTGTTCGATGCCAACATCCAATGGTGGTATGGACACAACGCAGTAGCCTTTGTTCTTACAACTCCGTTTTTGGGACTTATGTACTACTACCTCCCAAAACATATCAAACAACCCATATACTCTCATAGACTTTCGATCATTCACTTCTGGTCGTTAATCTTTATCTATATCTGGGCAGGTCCTCACCATTTACTTTACTCTCCAATTCCAGAATGGTTACAAACAACAGGGATGGTATTCTCCATCATGTTATGGATGCCTTCTTGGGGTGGTATGTTGAATGGATTCCTTACACTGACCCAAGCAAAAGATAAAATCAAAGTGGATGCTACCCTCAAAATGATGTTAGCTGCTGTAACTTTTTACGGTATGTCTACATTTGAAGGTCCACTTCTTTCCATTCGTGCGGTTTCCGCTCTTGGACACAACACTGACTGGATCATTGGTCACGTTCACTCAGGAACTTTAGGTTGGGTGGGATTTATGTCTGCTGCAGCTCTATACTACCTAGTGCCAAGACTTTGGAATTCCAATCTCTACAGCGAAAAACTCGCAAACGCACACTTCTGGCTCGGAACTCTCGGTATCCTACTCTACATCATTTCTATGTGGGTATCTGGAATTACTGAAGGTTCTATGTGGCGAGCAGTCGGCGAAAACGGCGAACTCGTTTATAAAGACTGGGTGGAAATCGTTGAGTTCTTAAAACCATTTAGACTTTTCCGTGCGATCGGAGGAACACTCTATCTAACAGGGATTATATTAATGGTGTATAACTTTATCAAAACCATTCAAAACAAAGACAGTGGGTTTGTAGAACAAGACTTACGTATAGGAGTGAAATCATAA
- the ccoG gene encoding cytochrome c oxidase accessory protein CcoG gives MIISRPQTGKVRTRRNFVMSFLVGLFLIAPWVVLPEGSPLIRLDIPHRMFHLFGGLFIPQEGLILWFFLLTMGLSLFFFTSVIGRVWCGWGCPQTIYTDLFDRIGRFVLDSKYGKKDASLHGKFTVYFLWVVVSFIASFHWIAYFVSPYEMLADYLSFAAFSQTYFYFTAFFTAAMFIDIGFIREQFCRYACPYARFQTLLMDEHSWNVTYDFKRGEPRRDGKTKIGDCISCNMCVVVCPTGIDIRDGLQVGCVACGKCVDACTSIMAKENKKTLIGYFSLKQIETGAKIKWIRPRTVVYAILLTVVITGAIIQLITRSPMSMIAASNKSMPPILIPDNKIRAFVALRIQNIAPVEKEFQLSAFDTRHGKEILIRSGEENNQFKLGSGEIKSISVVLETQSLTEQELNEGYLPGSIVLNNAEDPDERLEKKLSLTLPRR, from the coding sequence ATGATCATTTCAAGACCACAAACAGGTAAGGTAAGAACACGAAGAAATTTCGTTATGAGTTTTCTTGTGGGTTTATTTTTAATCGCACCTTGGGTGGTGTTACCAGAAGGTAGCCCACTCATTCGACTGGACATTCCTCATAGGATGTTTCACTTGTTTGGCGGTCTTTTTATCCCACAAGAAGGGCTAATCTTATGGTTTTTCCTTCTAACGATGGGACTCTCTCTTTTCTTTTTCACCTCCGTCATCGGCCGTGTTTGGTGCGGATGGGGGTGTCCTCAAACAATCTACACCGATCTATTCGATAGAATTGGTCGGTTTGTTTTGGATTCAAAATATGGAAAGAAGGATGCATCTCTCCATGGAAAATTCACTGTTTATTTTCTTTGGGTTGTTGTGTCCTTTATTGCTTCCTTCCATTGGATTGCTTACTTTGTAAGCCCCTACGAAATGTTAGCTGACTATTTAAGTTTTGCGGCATTTTCACAAACCTACTTTTATTTTACTGCATTCTTTACAGCGGCGATGTTCATCGACATCGGATTTATCCGAGAGCAGTTCTGCCGTTATGCTTGCCCTTATGCAAGGTTCCAAACTCTCCTTATGGATGAACATTCTTGGAACGTTACCTATGACTTCAAACGAGGAGAACCTCGTCGGGATGGAAAAACAAAAATTGGGGATTGTATCTCCTGCAATATGTGTGTTGTTGTCTGCCCCACTGGGATTGATATCCGAGATGGTCTTCAAGTAGGTTGTGTGGCCTGCGGGAAATGTGTAGATGCATGCACATCCATCATGGCAAAAGAAAACAAAAAAACGCTGATAGGATACTTCTCTCTTAAACAAATAGAAACTGGTGCTAAAATCAAATGGATTCGTCCAAGAACTGTTGTATATGCGATTCTTTTAACAGTCGTCATTACGGGTGCGATCATCCAACTCATCACTCGCAGTCCTATGTCGATGATTGCTGCATCCAATAAGTCCATGCCACCTATCTTAATCCCCGATAATAAAATCAGAGCTTTCGTTGCTCTGCGCATTCAAAACATTGCACCTGTAGAAAAGGAATTCCAACTCTCTGCTTTTGATACAAGGCATGGAAAAGAAATCCTGATTCGCTCCGGTGAAGAAAACAACCAATTCAAATTGGGATCAGGCGAAATCAAAAGTATCTCTGTGGTTTTAGAGACACAATCTCTCACAGAACAAGAGTTGAATGAAGGATATTTACCAGGTTCTATTGTATTAAACAATGCAGAAGATCCAGATGAACGATTGGAGAAAAAACTCTCCTTAACATTACCAAGGAGGTAA
- a CDS encoding c-type cytochrome, which yields MKEPKEVDGIFQADNPMPTWWKLVWLISIIVSIGYVVYFHWYSEWPQEVAFEKEVAEHEAQFPAKQAVVANSEDGSNPYRDDAVAIKEGEGTYKQICSACHGPTAEGAVGPSLVDKDWIHGNTDKEVFNNIMKGIGPERQKLNRGGMPAWEGLGAEKVYAVMAWLATKNSSLVKAK from the coding sequence ATGAAAGAACCAAAAGAAGTAGACGGAATCTTCCAAGCCGACAACCCGATGCCCACTTGGTGGAAATTGGTTTGGCTGATCAGTATCATCGTTTCCATCGGTTATGTTGTATACTTTCACTGGTATTCTGAATGGCCACAAGAAGTTGCATTTGAAAAAGAAGTTGCAGAACACGAAGCGCAATTTCCAGCCAAACAAGCAGTTGTTGCGAACTCAGAAGATGGATCAAACCCTTACCGTGATGACGCAGTTGCTATCAAAGAAGGTGAAGGAACTTACAAACAAATTTGTTCCGCTTGCCATGGCCCAACTGCAGAAGGTGCTGTGGGACCAAGCCTTGTTGATAAAGATTGGATTCATGGAAACACTGACAAAGAAGTGTTTAACAACATCATGAAAGGGATTGGCCCAGAAAGACAAAAACTCAACCGAGGTGGAATGCCAGCTTGGGAAGGTTTAGGTGCCGAAAAAGTGTATGCCGTGATGGCATGGCTTGCCACTAAAAACAGTAGTTTGGTAAAGGCTAAATAA
- the ccoO gene encoding cytochrome-c oxidase, cbb3-type subunit II — protein sequence MFGFNKFLDWFSEIADRWDTKGIKFTLYTTIAVVIGGLFELIPPFFLTKTVTPISTVKPYSALELAGRDTYQKEGCIGCHTQMVRPFKWEVDRFDPTKAYGRTGYSKGGEYVYDHPFLWGSKRTGPDLAHESQMLRSDEWHKNHLINPRTVGGVPNSIMPAYPWLFEESHKIDVEQVVSNMKALKSIGVPYTEEDFANAPSLLKDKTEGQALVAYLQKLGKDSAELQKGMK from the coding sequence ATGTTTGGATTTAACAAATTCTTAGATTGGTTTTCAGAAATTGCAGACCGTTGGGATACAAAAGGTATTAAGTTTACTCTATATACAACGATTGCCGTTGTGATTGGTGGACTATTTGAACTCATCCCACCGTTTTTCTTAACAAAAACGGTAACTCCAATTTCCACTGTAAAACCATATTCCGCATTGGAACTTGCAGGACGTGACACTTACCAAAAAGAAGGATGTATCGGATGCCATACTCAAATGGTTCGACCATTCAAATGGGAAGTGGATCGTTTTGACCCAACAAAGGCTTACGGAAGAACTGGATACTCGAAAGGTGGAGAGTATGTTTATGACCACCCTTTCCTTTGGGGATCCAAACGGACAGGTCCAGACTTAGCTCATGAATCCCAAATGTTACGTTCTGACGAATGGCATAAAAACCATTTGATCAACCCAAGAACTGTGGGTGGAGTACCTAACTCTATTATGCCAGCCTATCCATGGTTATTCGAAGAATCACATAAGATAGATGTAGAACAAGTTGTATCTAACATGAAAGCTCTCAAGTCCATCGGAGTTCCTTATACTGAAGAAGACTTTGCCAATGCACCGTCTCTTCTAAAGGACAAAACCGAAGGACAAGCACTCGTTGCTTATTTGCAAAAACTGGGAAAAGATTCCGCAGAGTTGCAAAAAGGTATGAAGTAA